CTCTTCTTCCTGCTCGGCCTGGTGACCGACCCGCACGGCAAGTTCTCCCGCGAGCTCTTCGATGCCTTCGGCGTGCAGAAAATCTCACCGCACGTCGGTCTCGTCCTCTTCAGCCTGCTCTTCGCCCCGGTCAGCCGCCTGCTTGGCATCGCCGCGAATGCTTGGTCCCGGAAGCATGAGTTCGAGGCCGATGCCTTCGCCGCGAACGCCACCGGACAACCGGAGTCGCTGGTCACCGCGCTAAAGAAGCTCTCCGCGAAGAACCTCTCCAATCTAACACCCCACCCCTTCCGCGTCTTCCTCGACTACTCCCACCCGCCCGTTCTCGTGCGGATCCATGCGCTGCGAGCTCGCTGAGTCCTGATGAACCAGGACCCCCGCCCTCGTCCTGGGAAACGATTCTGGATCGTGCTGGCGGTCGTTCTCCTGATGGCGGCAAACATCGCAGTCCACGGCTGGGATTGCTGGGGGCGTCGTCCCGGAGGCTCCATCTCGGCGGGGTTATATGTCGCGGTGCTCCTCCTCTCCCTGCCGTCTTTGGGGGGATTGTTTCGCCCTTCTCGCGAGATCATTGATAGGCGCTTGGGTTGCAGCCTCATGTATTTGGGCGTGCTCCTTGACGTGGGTCACCTCGCCCTCAATGTGGCATTCGGGCCATACATCTTCACTTCCGCCCATGGAGGCACCTTGGTTTACACTGCGGCTTTCCTTTCATGCGTCATTGTTGCGATCATGCCGGATTTGGTGAGAATGGCGTTTTCATCCCGCTAGCGCCCATGGCTCATGCTTGGAGGGATCTCTGGCAGTAGAAGCCGCCCGCGACCCTATGAGAAGCTGGGGTCACCATGAGCGCCCCCTGTAGATCGAACCCCTCCACGACGTCACCGGGGGGCAATGGAATTGAAGAACTTTTCAACTGCCAAACTGCTGGCCTCCGGAGCACACCTGTTAAATTTTCTCTTTTTAACAGGCGGAACAGGCCGGAAATTCAGCGGTCCCCGGCTGACTTGGACGCGGATGGGTGCCCCATCATGGCTATTACGCCACCTTTTTCACCCATCCGGACGGTTTGAAATATGGGTTCGTTCTCATCGCGAACCGAATTCCGTATGACCAAGTATTCGATGTTGCGGAAGGCACCGGCCCGGAGATTCTGGAGACCGGCAACCGGCGCTTCCCAGACAATCGCCAATCCGAAATCCGCAACCGCCAATCCCGATGTATTCTTCCGATCCTTCCCGCTACGATGGCCGCATGCCTTACCGCCGTTGCGGCGATTCCGGGCTCCTGCTTCCCGAGATCTCCCTCGGCTGCTGGCACAATTTCGGCCATGTCGATGATCAGAACGAAGCCCGCGCCATCCTGCGCCGCGCTTTCGATCGCGGGATCACCCATTTCGACCTGGCGAACAACTACGGCCCGCCGGCTGGCAGCGCGGAAGAGAACGTCGGCCGCATCCTCGCGGAAGACTTCGCCGCCCATCGCGATGAATTGATCATCTCCTCCAAGGCCGGCCACGATATGTGGCAGGGCCCGTATGGCGAGTGGGGTTCGCGCAAGCACGTCCTCGCCTCGCTGGACCAATCGTTGAAGCGCCTGCGCCTCGACTACGTGGATATCTTTTACTCCCACCGCCCGGATCCGAAGACGAACCTGGAAGAGACGATGTCCGCCCTGGCCACCGCCGTGCAATCCGGGCGCGCGCTCTACGTGGGCCTCTCCAAGTATCCGCTGAAGATGCTGAAAAAGGCGGTGAAGATCCTCAAGGAGATGGGCGTGAACTGCCTGATCTATCAGCCGCCCTATTCGATCCTGAACCGCTGGCCGGAAGCCGAAGGCATTCACGATTGGCTGGAGGACAAAGGCATCGGCTCCATCGTCTTCAGCCCGCTCGCCCAAGGCATGCTCACCGGCAAATACGTCGATGGCATCCCGGATGGCTCCCGTGCCGCTCGCGCCGAGGGCTTCCTGAAAACTTCCCAGGTGGAAGCCCAGATCGAGAAAATCCGCGCCCTTCACCAGATCGCCTCCGAGCGCGGCATCAGCCTGCAGCACCTCGCCCTGCGCTGGGTGCTCGATCAAAGCGCCGTAACCTCGGCCATCATCGGTGCCCGCACCGTGGCCCAGCTCGATGACTCGATCGCCGCCCTTCAGGCGCCCTCGCTCGACCGCGAC
This portion of the Luteolibacter luteus genome encodes:
- a CDS encoding aldo/keto reductase, whose protein sequence is MYSSDPSRYDGRMPYRRCGDSGLLLPEISLGCWHNFGHVDDQNEARAILRRAFDRGITHFDLANNYGPPAGSAEENVGRILAEDFAAHRDELIISSKAGHDMWQGPYGEWGSRKHVLASLDQSLKRLRLDYVDIFYSHRPDPKTNLEETMSALATAVQSGRALYVGLSKYPLKMLKKAVKILKEMGVNCLIYQPPYSILNRWPEAEGIHDWLEDKGIGSIVFSPLAQGMLTGKYVDGIPDGSRAARAEGFLKTSQVEAQIEKIRALHQIASERGISLQHLALRWVLDQSAVTSAIIGARTVAQLDDSIAALQAPSLDRDALELIDSISPAVKKDDAEA